Proteins encoded together in one Theileria parva strain Muguga chromosome 3 map unlocalized ctg_530, whole genome shotgun sequence window:
- the Lace1 gene encoding AFG1-like ATPase family protein, whose protein sequence is MIRIGLVLFSREIKLTESQLTLKNKLDKLSNVLNNSRDKSIFPLHKSRDRSIFSFHKARDLVPRGVYIYGGVGQGKTMLMDSFYDTLKIPKNRIHFHEFMIQIQQKLHHIKTHHTSNTNSTVKSSHITNNTTNGVGSGVKNVMELVCDEIVKNYKLLCLDEFHVTHISDAMILKELFTTLFNKGLVLVCTSNRAPEELYKNGLNRDRFLPFIPILYQYCDVYHLDTENFRQKQNNSGVTSLTDGDNEDNSVYNDIFCMNKDMEYFITKYANGVKIDKSDVRERWIQVTPLRRVRIPLTHGKVAFLTFSDLFPNNSFIGIDALIKLSEEFNTFVMTEIPEFNANLRYNNKLKIFIQFIDILYEKNLKLVLSTSKPLIYIFGSYGIIKLFDQFYHKVKSTKLDKQQFNVDDFIELNKLDTTKSDSVKLFEAMLLPNERVLTTQRLSSIINTHEQLINGSQPKQFILYKFDTNDEEADEEEFQCSRTLSRLFHMSTQDYLSKC, encoded by the exons ATGATTAGAATCGGATTAGTTCTATTTTCTAGGGAAATAAAGTTAACCGAGTCACAGCTTACCTTAAAGAATAAGCTGGACAAGTTAAGTAATGTCCTCAACAATTCGAGGgataaatcaatttttcCCCTTCATAAATCGAGGGATAGATCAATTTTTTCCTTTCATAAGGCTAGGGATTTAGTGCCCAGAGGTGTGTATATCTACGGAGGTGTAGGTCAGGGGAAAACTATGCTAATGGATTCATTCTACGATACGCTGAAAATTCCTAAAAACAGAATCCACTTCCACGAATTCATGATACAAATTCAACAGAAATTACACCACATCAAAACTCATCACACGAGCAACACTAATTCTACTGTGAAATCCAGTCACATTACCAATAACACAACCAATGGTGTGGGTAGTGGTGTGAAAAATGTGATGGAATTGGTGTGTGACGAGATAGTGAAGAATTACAAGTTACTTTGTCTGGATGAGTTCCACGTCACGCATATCTCAGACGCCATGATCCTCAAGGAACTATTCACCACACTTTTCAAC AAGGGTTTGGTGTTGGTGTGTACGAGTAACAGAGCGCCTGAGGAGTTGTATAAGAACGGACTTAACCGCGATCGATTCCTGCCATTCATACCAATTCTATACCAATACTGCGATGTGTATCACCTGGATACTGAGAATTTCCGGCAAAAACAGAATAACTCAGGGGTAACCAGTCTTACTGACGGTGACAATGAGGACAATTCTGTTTACAATGATATATTCTGTATGAACAAGGACAtggaatattttattactaaatatgcaaatggtgtaaaaatagaCAAATCGGATGTAAGGGAAAGGTGGATCCAGGTAACACCGTTGAGAAGGGTTAGGATCCCACTAACACATGGGAAAGTAGCGTTCTTGACCTTTTCTGACCTGTTTCCCAATAATTCATTTATCGGAATTGATGCACTGATTAAACTCAGTGAAGAGTTTAACACCTTCGTCATGACCGAGATACCAGAATTCAACGCTAACCTACGCTACAAcaataaacttaaaatcTTCATACAATTCATCGACATTCTATACGAAAA AAACTTGAAATTGGTTTTATCTACGAGTAAGCcgttaatttacattttcgGGTCATACGGGATCAtcaag TTGTTTGACCAGTTTTACCACAAAGTCAAGTCAACCAAACTAGATAAACAACAGTTTAATGTTGATGATTTCATAGAGTTAAACAAACTTGACACTACTAAAAG TGATTCGGTGAAGTTATTTGAGGCTATGCTATTACCGAATGAAAGGGTATTAACTACCCAAAGATTATCaagtattattaatactcACGAACAGCTGATCAACGGATCACAACCAAAACAATTCATACTATACAAATTCGATAC TAATGATGAGGAAGCGGATGAGGAAGAGTTTCAGTGTTCGAGAACGCTTTCAAGACTTTTCCACATGTCAACACAAGATTACTTATCCAAATGTTAA